Genomic DNA from Peribacillus simplex:
AAACTTGAACACTGCAAAATATCCCGTTCGACAAGAGTAGGAAAAATCACGTTCAGTGTGCTGCTGCTGGATCCGAATTCCACAAAACCACGCTGCCTATAATACTGAAACATAGAGGTAATGTCAGGACCGTCATTTTGAATTTCAGGAAATGTTGATTTTGCTACAAAAGATGTATGAAGAGCAATCGGGAAATCGTCCATTAACCTAAGCCTGCCAATTTTAAAGACCTTGTCATCCCTGTCCACCTCGAGGCTTTGAAAAATCTTCTGATCGTAAGAAATTTCTTCGCAAAAAATTGTACTCGTTTGAAAGGAAAACTGGAATTCTTTCATTTTCTCGGTGAAACTGACATCTCCGGATAGAATTAACGGAATTTGCTTCTTGCTTTCCTGGACATAACTTCCCTTACCTTGCTTTGAATAGATAAAGCCTAAATCTTGAAGCTGCTCGTATGCCTTCCTGACAACCATTCTTGGAACATTAAATTGATCAGCGAGTATATGCTCCGAAGGTAACTTTTTATCCAATTGAAAGGTCCCACTCTTAATTTCCGATATTAAATGATCCACTAAAAAGTTTTTTTCCGCCAACAGAAATCCCCCTTTAAATATTAGATCAGCCCAATACCCATTTTTCCTTGTTAATGTCAGTGTAATGAGAAAATATGAAGCTACCATGATTTTCTTGTAAAAAAAAAGTCCTGGTCAATTACCAGAACGAAAGGGAATACTTTTTTTATGGACCTTTTCAATACAACTCCTGCATCGTTCAGTCTTTCAAAATGCTCATCCAGCATATGATCAGGTCGCTTTCACAGCAAAATTCCTGGTTTCATAGATCGATATTTTTCAATACGACATCAGTAATGGACATGCTTTTTTTCCTTAATTTCAAAGCATCCACACATTCCTTTCCTGGGCTCATACTGCCAAGCAGAATCGGGTTCTCCCCATAATCCCCATGAAAATCCGAACCTCCTGTCTTAATGAGATTATATTGATCTGCATATGAAATCGCTCTTTCCTCTTCTTCATGACCATGATGCGGATGAAGAACTTCAATCCCTTCAAGCCCTGCTTCTACAAGATCAGGAATCATTTCGAAGCTCCCGTATTGTCCAGGATGAGCAAGGACCGGAACGCCCCCGGCAGCACGAATCGCCTTCACAGCAAGGATGGCATCCACATACTCCATAGGAATAAAGGCAATGCCTGGCTCTTCTCCATTTTGGCCGCGACTGAAGATCTTCTTATACAAATCTCCATAGATAGAATCCGTATACCCCGATTCCCTTAGCGCCAGCATAATATGCTGTTTATAAACACCGGTTCCTCCCTTGAATTTAGAAACCTGATCCCAAGTTATTCGATATCCTGCATGAATCAGCCGTTCCACCATTTTTTCAGAAGCTGCATTCCTCTTATGAATCAGCGGATTACATAGCTCCTCAAGCGCCTTATGACCAGGCTCAACAAAATAGCCCAAAATATGTACACGCCTTCCTCTTGCAAAGTCATAACCAGAAACTTCTATACCAGGAATGATTTCGATTCCTACTTCCTTCCCATGTTCCACCATCTCTTGCACTCTCATCGTTGTATCGTGATTCGTAATCGCTAAATGGCCAATGCTCTCCCTTTTTGCAACCTCCAATAGTTCTTCAAAAGAACTGGAACCATCTGAAATGTTCGTATGACAATGTAATTCAACCTTCATGCCAATCCCCCCATTCTTTTTCGTTACACATCATCATTTTAACTTAGTGCCATGTCGGTCCCGTTAAGAAGATGTAAAAAAACGTAAAGGTGTAAAAGCCACACAGTTTGGTGAAAATACTTAAGAATTTAAGGCAGTGGACAAATAAACATCCGAGTTGATTTCAGAAAACCTTTCCCTTTCCCAGGAGTGTCGCAATTTCCTTCAATCCAATTAGGATTACAGGAAAAAACCTTTAAGGACAGTCCTAGATCCTTTTTTAAAGTCATGCTTTAGGATGAGAACAGCTTGTTGTTTTTTCTAATAAAAACGTTCGAGTTGATTGGGCAGACTAAAGCAGCTCTATCTTTTAAAACAAAGTTGATTGGAGCGGAGGGTGCGAGACTCCTGCTTAGAAAAGCGAGTCCAAGGGAGACCCCGCAGGCGCAAAA
This window encodes:
- a CDS encoding PHP domain-containing protein gives rise to the protein MKVELHCHTNISDGSSSFEELLEVAKRESIGHLAITNHDTTMRVQEMVEHGKEVGIEIIPGIEVSGYDFARGRRVHILGYFVEPGHKALEELCNPLIHKRNAASEKMVERLIHAGYRITWDQVSKFKGGTGVYKQHIMLALRESGYTDSIYGDLYKKIFSRGQNGEEPGIAFIPMEYVDAILAVKAIRAAGGVPVLAHPGQYGSFEMIPDLVEAGLEGIEVLHPHHGHEEEERAISYADQYNLIKTGGSDFHGDYGENPILLGSMSPGKECVDALKLRKKSMSITDVVLKNIDL
- a CDS encoding GntR family transcriptional regulator — translated: MAEKNFLVDHLISEIKSGTFQLDKKLPSEHILADQFNVPRMVVRKAYEQLQDLGFIYSKQGKGSYVQESKKQIPLILSGDVSFTEKMKEFQFSFQTSTIFCEEISYDQKIFQSLEVDRDDKVFKIGRLRLMDDFPIALHTSFVAKSTFPEIQNDGPDITSMFQYYRQRGFVEFGSSSSTLNVIFPTLVERDILQCSSLIPLLQVESLCRDKRSNQVLEHTVIIYRSDCFTYVI